In a genomic window of Styela clava chromosome 7, kaStyClav1.hap1.2, whole genome shotgun sequence:
- the LOC120336592 gene encoding uncharacterized protein LOC120336592 → MPSRCVIGGCSNTHRDGVSLHIFPKDQARKKLWVKFVKLTRSDFSFQTHKRPLICSDHFSPESYVERLKYCDEGSQRVLSEVAVPSIKRGSDLEKKKERYVVQKREGLVIASGFSHDEASSSQQTPIYQNYDPEDTVCNKTVERYKNMTVTQQSKQTQTLQRRGNYSKACQSSIQSRSVGLQCDLIAAPPLQLFKSQEQNMVVDSDSISEMDDDSSTDSSSDLISVSDESCSAEGESYETVKEKYIVSRHKLLQLFASCEKCSGICAVDVERVVGTMVVIQAICCQCGYNRFLFSTYQRHQDKYLQPVIIASWVEQRAALLAERRGMPLTIGGDGRADSPGHSAKFGCYTIMDLKTNEIIDMKLIQKNEVTSSNHMELEGLKRGIDALLEEGIRIGELITDRHPSVTKWVRENLEPSGTKHFFDIWHIAKGLGKKIDSKAKLTDCGILQEWRRSIINHLYWSAGSSGGDGDMVEQKVMSLLRHIRNVHTGHGNLYMECQHAPLGDEEKRKKWIFPGQRAYDELESLFDNFRFKKDIRKLSPLDQTSGLEGFHSLLNHFAPKMLSSGTKEFSAGEFHKYNGGYVYSRMLLAVLHHNANSGRPQAKTKDGCLQYEILYPRGKMGQHTVRRVRSEPCYGESVKYKRFDLKNRSISDSLIFFTAYVKVLLQKVISEVDGSSTTSQGDLSLISSPPPTLSSRCERPDKELAIQELQSRFNS, encoded by the exons ATGCCTAGCCGTTGTGTAATTGGAGGTTGCTCCAACACTCATAGAGATGGAGTGTCATTGCATATTTTTCCGAAAGATCAAGCAAGAAAAAAATTGTGGGTTAAATTTGTGAAACTAACCCGGTCAGATTTCTCGTTTCAAACACACAAAAGACCATTAATCTGCAGTGATCATTTCAGTCCTGAAAGTTATGTTGAGAGATTGAAATATTGTGATGAGGGCAGCCAGAGAGTTTTAAGTGAAGTTGCAGTGCCTTCCATTAAAAGAGGCAGTGatttagaaaagaaaaaagaaagatATGTGGTGCAGAAAAGGGAGGGATTGGTG atcgCCAGTGGCTTTTCACATGATGAAGCTTCGTCATCACAG caaacaccaatttatcaaaattatgatCCAGAAGATACTGTGTGCAATAAAACAGTTGAGCGGTATAAGAATATG ACAGTTACACAGCAGTCTAAGCAAACTCAGACTTTACAGAGACGTGGAAATTACAGTAAAG CATGCCAATCCAGCATCCAATCAAGATCAGTCGGCTTGCAATGTGATTTGATAGCTGCACCTCCATTGCAGCTGTTCAAATCACAGGAGCAAAACATGGTTGTCGACTCCGACTCGATTTCTGAAATGGATGACGACTCAAGTACAGACAGTAGCTCTGACTTGATTAGTGTTTCAGATGAGTCATGCAGTGC AGAAGGAGAGTCGTACGAAACTGTAAAGGAAAAATACATCGTTAGCCGACATAAGCTTTTGCAACTCTTTGCTAGTTGTGAAAAGTGCTCAGGAATTTGTGCCGTCGATGTAGAAAGGGTGGTTGGAACCATGGTGGTAATCCAAGCCATTTGTTGCCAGTGTGGGTATAATCG TTTCCTGTTCAGTACATATCAACGACACCAGGATAAATACTTGCAGCCGGTGATTATTGCATCCTGGGTTGAACAAAGAGCGGCATTGCTGGCGGAGAGGAGAGGCATGCCATTGACTATAGGTGGTGATGGCAGGGCTGATAGCCCAGGTCATTCTGCCAAATTTGGATGCTACACTATCATGGAcctaaaaacaaatgaaataattgatatGAAACTTATTCAG AAAAATGAAGTTACGAGCAGTAACCATATGGAGTTGGAGGGTTTAAAGAGAGGTATAGATGCACTTTTAGAAGAGGGAATAAGAATTGGCGAACTGATAACAGATAGACACCCATCTGTGACGAAATGGGTTCGTGAGAATCTGGAACCATCTGGGACGAAGCATTTTTTTGACATTTGGCACATTGCCAaag gtCTTGGTAAAAAGATTGACTCAAAGGCTAAACTTACTGATTGTGGCATACTGCAAGAGTGGAGGCGGAGTATTATTAACCATTTGTACTGGTCGGCGGGTAGCTCGGGGGGCGATGGTGACATGGTTGAGCAAAAAGTCATGAGCCTACTTCGTCACATCCGAAATGTTCACACAGGACATGGGAACCTATACATGGAATGTCAACATGCACCTTTAGGTGATGAGGaaaaaaggaagaaatggattTTTCCAG GACAGAGAGCGTATGATGAATTGGAGAGTCTTTTCGATAACTTTAGGTTCAAAAAAGACATCCGAAAGCTCTCACCATTAGATCAGACATCTGGATTGGAAGGGTTCCACTCCCTATTGAACCATTTTGCTCCCAAGATGCTGTCGTCTGGGACAAAGGAATTTTCTGCAGGTGAGTTCCATAAATAT AACGGTGGGTATGTTTATTCTAGAATGTTATTAGCGGTTCTACACCACAATGCTAATAGTGGAAGACCTCAGGCAAAAACAAAGGATGGGTGCCTGCAATATGAGATCCTGTATCCTAGGGGGAAAATGGGACAGCACACTGTTCGAAGAGTACGCTCTGAGCCGTGTTATGGTGAGTCCGTAAAATATAAAAGGTTCGACTTGAAAAACAGAAGTATAAGTGATTCACTTATCTTTTTCACAGCATATGTGAAAGTCTTGCTTCAGAAAGTTATTTCAGAGGTTGATGGCAGTTCAACCACAAGCCAGGGTGATCTGTCACTGATATCATCACCACCACCAACCTTGTCTTCCAGGTGTGAGAGGCCAGATAAGGAGCTCGCAATACAGGAGCTTCAAAGCCGTTTTAATAGTTAA